A genomic stretch from Methylorubrum extorquens includes:
- a CDS encoding Putative urea transporter (Evidence 3 : Putative function from multiple computational evidences; Product type t : transporter) → MARANSNLLVQSLRGTSQVFFMENALTGVLFFAAMAYASSVTGHWATTIGAAIGVLVATLTARLLECDDPSVSSGLYGFNGVLVGAALPTFIAVSPQLWASIVIGAAASTVFTAAFSATLTGKWGIPGSTGPFVLTGWLMVAAAYSFGGLHVTGDAPKLAGDVAPNLTCIPAPMDLVAIFFRNIAQVYLLGSAVSGVIILAGILIASVPAGIAAAAGSLISMIVAMAMGADPKAVSQGLYGFSPVLTAMAVGVIFLTPSPRVALYAGLATVMTVFVQGALDVMVAPAGIPSFTAPYVLTMYLFIAPKKLMAPHPHGPVADPMIDDQGKVPGKAPVHAAGTAR, encoded by the coding sequence ATGGCGCGCGCGAACAGCAACCTTCTCGTCCAGTCGCTGCGCGGGACGAGCCAAGTCTTTTTCATGGAGAATGCCCTGACGGGCGTGCTGTTCTTCGCCGCAATGGCCTACGCCTCGTCGGTGACGGGCCATTGGGCCACCACGATCGGGGCGGCGATCGGCGTCCTCGTCGCAACGCTGACCGCACGACTTCTGGAATGCGACGACCCCTCCGTCTCCTCCGGTCTCTACGGATTCAACGGCGTTCTCGTCGGCGCCGCGCTTCCGACCTTCATCGCAGTCTCGCCCCAGCTCTGGGCCTCGATCGTGATCGGCGCGGCGGCCAGCACGGTCTTCACCGCCGCCTTCAGCGCGACGCTCACCGGCAAATGGGGCATTCCCGGCTCGACGGGCCCCTTCGTGCTGACGGGCTGGCTGATGGTCGCCGCAGCCTATTCCTTCGGCGGCCTGCACGTGACGGGCGATGCCCCCAAGCTCGCGGGCGATGTCGCGCCTAACCTCACCTGCATTCCGGCGCCAATGGACCTCGTCGCGATCTTTTTCCGCAACATCGCGCAGGTCTACCTGCTGGGCAGCGCCGTCAGCGGCGTCATCATCCTGGCCGGCATCCTGATCGCCTCGGTCCCGGCCGGAATCGCCGCCGCCGCCGGATCGCTGATCAGCATGATCGTCGCGATGGCGATGGGGGCCGATCCCAAGGCCGTGAGCCAGGGCCTCTACGGCTTCAGCCCGGTCCTGACGGCGATGGCCGTCGGCGTCATCTTCCTGACGCCCTCGCCGCGGGTGGCCCTCTATGCCGGTCTCGCGACTGTGATGACCGTCTTCGTCCAGGGCGCGCTCGACGTCATGGTCGCGCCGGCGGGCATCCCGTCCTTCACCGCCCCCTACGTGCTGACGATGTACCTGTTCATCGCGCCGAAGAAGCTGATGGCGCCCCATCCGCACGGGCCCGTCGCCGATCCCATGATCGACGATCAAGGCAAGGTGCCGGGCAAGGCACCGGTCCACGCAGCTGGAACCGCACGGTGA
- the amtB gene encoding ammonium transport protein (Amt family) (Evidence 2b : Function from indirect experimental evidences (e.g. phenotypes); Product type t : transporter), with translation MQGINAGDTAFILICTALVLMMTPALALFYGGLVRQRDVLSVMIQNFVCIGVVGVIWVFGGFSLAFGPDIGGTIGNFAYYFGMYEVGIEPNPVYAPNIPFIMVFAYQMMFAIITPALMTGAFVGRFQFGAYLFFITAWTILVYVPAAHWVWGGGFLAKLGVVDFAGGIVIHTSAGFSALATAKFLGKRRVAAGESESAPASLPLVALGAGLLWFGWFGFNAGGAYAADALAAYAFTNTMLAGSIAMLVWMFWEWRETKHPSFSGVLVGAVAGLATITPASGYVEPIAALAIGAIGATACYFAKYVQKWLKIDDTLEVWRAHGVGGLTGALLIGIMASSHINQVSASLQQFGVQLLAVLVVGAYASFVTFMILTGLDRFGTLRVPEEIQEEGLDTMLGERAFNLWNMDRTLPK, from the coding sequence ATGCAAGGCATCAATGCCGGCGACACGGCCTTCATCCTCATCTGCACCGCTCTGGTCCTCATGATGACGCCGGCTCTTGCCCTCTTCTACGGCGGCCTCGTCAGACAGCGCGATGTCCTGTCCGTCATGATCCAGAACTTCGTCTGCATCGGTGTGGTCGGCGTGATCTGGGTGTTCGGAGGTTTCAGCCTCGCCTTCGGGCCTGATATCGGCGGCACGATCGGCAATTTCGCGTATTACTTCGGCATGTACGAGGTCGGCATCGAGCCAAATCCGGTCTACGCGCCGAACATCCCCTTCATCATGGTCTTTGCCTACCAGATGATGTTCGCCATCATCACGCCGGCCCTGATGACCGGCGCCTTCGTCGGACGCTTCCAGTTCGGCGCCTACCTGTTCTTCATCACGGCCTGGACCATCCTCGTCTATGTGCCGGCCGCGCACTGGGTCTGGGGCGGCGGCTTCCTGGCCAAGCTGGGCGTCGTCGATTTCGCCGGCGGGATCGTCATTCACACCTCCGCGGGTTTTTCGGCGCTGGCGACGGCGAAGTTTCTCGGCAAACGCAGGGTGGCGGCGGGCGAATCCGAATCCGCGCCGGCCAGCCTGCCCCTGGTCGCTCTCGGCGCCGGTCTGCTGTGGTTCGGCTGGTTCGGCTTCAACGCCGGTGGCGCCTACGCGGCGGATGCGCTGGCGGCCTACGCCTTCACCAACACCATGCTCGCCGGTTCCATCGCCATGCTGGTGTGGATGTTCTGGGAATGGCGCGAGACCAAGCACCCGTCCTTTTCCGGCGTCCTCGTCGGCGCCGTGGCGGGGCTCGCGACGATCACGCCGGCCTCCGGTTATGTCGAGCCCATCGCCGCCCTGGCGATCGGTGCCATCGGCGCGACGGCCTGCTACTTTGCGAAGTACGTCCAGAAGTGGCTGAAGATCGACGACACGCTGGAAGTCTGGCGCGCCCACGGCGTCGGCGGCCTCACCGGTGCCCTGCTCATCGGCATCATGGCCAGTTCGCATATCAACCAAGTCTCGGCGAGCCTGCAGCAGTTCGGGGTTCAGCTTCTCGCCGTCCTCGTCGTCGGTGCTTATGCCTCCTTCGTCACCTTCATGATCCTGACGGGCCTGGATCGCTTCGGCACGCTGCGGGTGCCGGAAGAGATCCAGGAAGAAGGCCTCGACACGATGCTCGGCGAGCGCGCCTTCAACCTGTGGAACATGGATCGCACCCTCCCGAAGTAG
- a CDS encoding DEAD/DEAH box helicase domain protein (Evidence 3 : Putative function from multiple computational evidences; Product type e : enzyme), with the protein MALLGFAQAARPLIHVARDGRRLDEIAAVLRALAPERTVAVYPEWDCLPFDRASPSRGVMGARTGVLRWLTDDRAHPDIVLTTAPALLQRVPPPETWDSAHIELRVGEPLDSEQLTAQLARLGYILDDRVDEPGEVAVRGRTIDVFPAAAPLPCRVEHDGARITAIRSYDPVSQRSRVETERLVIDPATEIMLDPDSSLVLEPFTGQEHRLARFYPALVTMLDYVPEARLVVEAGVEERAAAFFEQIAEGREAEGAMSPSGSRRDDRSQQTPAPDLYLAPKEWAKLAEARSLASATSAEAERIAGPVFVRERRPEAAFAKALRAALKAGERVVLTGPKAPLRRLVRAAAAADERTVRLIDGWAEVEAAEPGAMLAIEMPVEAGFHVPQAGATVIAAADLFGPLAAGAGRRAAVLPIGEVELRVGDVAIDRDHGLCLFEGLEAIRGGEEDEEDALRLRFADDAILMVPVSQADRIWRYGSEADAVTLDRLDGGTWARRRLEAEATLAKAARAMLKAAQERREAHAPQIVPPEREMERFAAGFGYPLTGDQARAVEETLADLAREMPMDRLVCGDVGFGKTEVALRAAAAAIFAGRQVAVMAPTTVLVRQHVETFRRRFARFGIEVAHLSRLVSPAEAKRVKQGLADGSVRLVVGTQALAGRGVSFHDLGLAIIDEEQRFGAKTKASLRKAAGDAHILTLSATPIPRTLQAAMVGLQSLSVIATPPAVRQPIRTVIAPFEETTLAAALRREHRRGGQSFVVCPRIEDIAPMAKRLRALVPGLDVVTAHGEMKPAEMDDAMVRFADGNGDVLLATSIIESGLDVPRANTMLVWDAERFGLAQLHQLRGRVGRGQRRGVVYLFGHPDKPLSPSTEKRLRTLEALDRLGAGFAISARDLDLRGAGDLVGDDQSGHVKLVGLGLYQHLLQLALRAAKGEAAEDWSPEVRIGLNGRVPADYIPEPEIRLSLYTRLLRLRAEAEIDALRDEIEDRFGPLPESVDALFTLARLRIGCLALGIVRLSGGPQGDRGRFPSGPAGTGDPGLRRDHGSGSAHRHPRGLRRCGRARRTRRRFPAPSPGRPRSAWLIGDRMNGSPPGCRNREGTRRGRAVCSGRGLGRRRKVM; encoded by the coding sequence GTGGCTCTGCTCGGTTTCGCGCAAGCCGCGCGGCCGTTGATCCACGTGGCCCGCGACGGGCGCCGCCTCGACGAGATCGCCGCGGTCCTGCGGGCGCTGGCGCCGGAGCGGACGGTGGCTGTTTATCCCGAATGGGATTGCCTGCCCTTCGACCGCGCTTCGCCCTCGCGCGGGGTCATGGGCGCGCGCACAGGCGTGCTGCGCTGGCTGACTGACGACCGGGCACATCCGGACATCGTCCTGACCACCGCCCCCGCGCTGCTGCAGCGCGTGCCCCCGCCGGAGACGTGGGACTCCGCCCATATCGAGCTGCGCGTCGGCGAGCCGCTCGATTCGGAGCAGCTGACGGCGCAACTGGCACGGCTCGGCTATATCCTCGACGATCGCGTCGATGAGCCCGGCGAGGTGGCGGTCCGGGGACGGACCATTGACGTGTTCCCGGCCGCCGCACCGCTTCCCTGCCGGGTCGAGCATGACGGGGCTCGCATCACCGCGATCCGCTCCTACGATCCGGTGTCGCAGCGCTCGCGCGTCGAAACCGAGCGGCTGGTGATCGATCCGGCGACCGAAATCATGCTGGACCCGGATTCGAGTCTCGTCCTGGAGCCCTTCACCGGGCAGGAGCACCGGCTCGCCCGGTTCTATCCCGCGCTCGTGACGATGCTCGATTACGTGCCCGAGGCGCGCCTCGTGGTCGAGGCCGGGGTGGAGGAGCGGGCCGCGGCGTTCTTCGAGCAGATTGCCGAGGGCCGCGAGGCGGAAGGGGCGATGTCACCTTCCGGCAGCCGGCGGGATGACCGATCCCAACAGACGCCCGCGCCGGATCTCTATCTCGCGCCCAAGGAATGGGCGAAATTGGCCGAGGCACGCAGTCTCGCGTCGGCGACGAGCGCCGAGGCAGAGCGGATCGCAGGGCCGGTCTTCGTCCGCGAGCGCCGCCCCGAGGCCGCCTTTGCCAAAGCCCTGCGCGCCGCGCTGAAAGCGGGCGAGCGCGTCGTGCTCACCGGCCCCAAGGCGCCGCTGCGCCGCCTCGTGCGGGCGGCCGCCGCGGCCGACGAGCGAACCGTGCGCCTGATCGATGGCTGGGCCGAGGTCGAGGCTGCGGAGCCCGGCGCGATGCTGGCGATCGAGATGCCGGTCGAAGCGGGGTTTCACGTGCCGCAGGCCGGGGCGACGGTGATCGCCGCCGCCGATCTGTTCGGGCCCCTGGCGGCGGGCGCGGGTCGGCGGGCCGCCGTGCTGCCGATCGGCGAGGTCGAGCTGCGGGTCGGCGACGTGGCGATCGACCGCGATCACGGCCTGTGCCTGTTCGAGGGGCTGGAGGCGATCCGCGGCGGCGAAGAGGACGAGGAAGACGCCCTGCGCCTGCGTTTTGCCGATGATGCCATCCTCATGGTGCCGGTGAGCCAAGCGGACCGGATCTGGCGCTACGGCTCGGAGGCCGACGCCGTGACCCTCGACCGGCTCGACGGCGGCACTTGGGCTCGGCGGCGCCTGGAGGCGGAGGCGACGCTCGCCAAGGCGGCGCGGGCGATGCTGAAGGCCGCGCAGGAGCGCCGGGAGGCCCACGCCCCGCAGATCGTGCCGCCCGAGCGCGAGATGGAGCGCTTCGCGGCCGGTTTTGGCTATCCGCTCACCGGCGATCAGGCCAGGGCGGTGGAGGAGACGCTGGCCGACCTTGCCCGCGAGATGCCGATGGACCGGCTCGTCTGCGGCGATGTCGGCTTCGGCAAGACCGAGGTGGCCCTGCGCGCCGCGGCGGCGGCGATCTTTGCCGGGCGGCAGGTCGCCGTCATGGCGCCGACCACGGTGCTGGTGCGCCAGCATGTCGAGACGTTCCGGCGCCGGTTTGCCCGGTTCGGCATCGAGGTGGCGCATCTCTCGCGCCTCGTCTCCCCCGCCGAGGCGAAGCGGGTGAAGCAGGGCTTGGCCGATGGCAGCGTCCGCCTCGTCGTCGGCACCCAGGCGCTCGCCGGGCGCGGCGTATCGTTCCACGATCTCGGCCTTGCCATCATCGACGAGGAGCAGCGCTTCGGGGCCAAGACCAAGGCGAGCCTGCGCAAGGCGGCGGGCGATGCCCACATCCTCACGCTAAGCGCGACACCAATCCCGCGCACGCTCCAGGCGGCGATGGTCGGCCTGCAGAGCCTCAGCGTGATCGCCACGCCCCCGGCGGTGCGCCAGCCGATCCGCACGGTGATTGCCCCGTTCGAGGAGACGACGCTGGCCGCGGCTTTGCGGCGCGAGCACCGCCGCGGCGGACAGAGCTTCGTGGTCTGCCCGCGCATCGAGGACATCGCGCCGATGGCCAAGCGCCTGCGCGCGCTCGTGCCGGGGCTCGACGTGGTGACGGCGCATGGCGAGATGAAGCCCGCCGAGATGGACGACGCGATGGTGCGCTTCGCCGACGGCAACGGCGATGTGCTGCTCGCCACCAGCATCATCGAGAGCGGGCTCGACGTGCCGCGGGCCAACACCATGCTGGTCTGGGACGCGGAGCGGTTCGGCCTTGCGCAACTGCACCAGTTGCGCGGCCGCGTCGGGCGCGGACAGCGGCGCGGGGTGGTGTACCTGTTCGGGCATCCCGACAAGCCGCTCAGCCCCTCGACGGAGAAGCGGCTGCGCACCCTGGAGGCGCTCGACCGACTCGGGGCGGGCTTTGCCATCTCCGCCCGCGACCTCGACCTGCGCGGGGCGGGCGACCTCGTCGGCGACGACCAATCCGGCCACGTCAAGCTCGTGGGGCTCGGCCTCTACCAGCATCTGCTGCAACTGGCCCTGCGCGCGGCCAAGGGCGAGGCGGCCGAGGATTGGAGCCCGGAGGTGCGGATCGGCCTGAACGGCCGTGTGCCCGCCGACTACATCCCCGAACCCGAAATCCGCCTGAGCCTCTATACGCGTCTCCTCCGCCTGCGCGCCGAGGCCGAGATCGACGCGCTGCGCGACGAGATCGAGGATCGCTTCGGACCTCTGCCGGAATCGGTGGACGCGCTGTTCACCCTGGCGCGCCTGCGGATCGGCTGCCTCGCCCTCGGCATCGTCCGCCTCAGCGGCGGTCCGCAGGGGGATCGCGGCCGATTTCCATCCGGACCGGCAGGCACCGGTGATCCCGGTCTCCGACGAGATCACGGTTCGGGATCGGCGCATCGTCATCCGCGGGGGCTGCGACGATGCGGTCGAGCGCGGCGCACGCGCCGCCGTTTTCCTGCACCGTCTCCAGGACGCCCACGATCGGCGTGGCTGATCGGTGATCGCATGAACGGAAGCCCTCCCGGTTGCCGAAACCGGGAGGGCACGAGGCGGGGGAGGGCCGTGTGTTCGGGACGAGGGCTAGGTCGCCGCCGCAAAGTCATGTGA
- a CDS encoding conserved protein of unknown function (Evidence 4 : Unknown function but conserved in other organisms), with protein MDRAGSALTVWEMTKSGAKKTEVAQKSAARFVVALDAVEDRILPVDREVATLWVTVLSVSEKHGDDTGIVATDRVPLFW; from the coding sequence TTGGATCGCGCCGGCAGCGCCCTGACCGTGTGGGAAATGACGAAGAGCGGTGCCAAAAAGACGGAGGTCGCACAGAAGAGTGCGGCGCGCTTCGTCGTAGCACTCGATGCCGTCGAGGATCGCATTCTGCCAGTCGATCGCGAAGTGGCGACGCTCTGGGTGACAGTGCTGTCCGTCAGCGAGAAGCATGGCGATGATACCGGCATCGTGGCGACGGACCGGGTCCCCTTGTTCTGGTGA
- the trpI gene encoding HTH-type transcriptional regulator TrpI, giving the protein MLSDHDGELSSQIEPARLPSLNALRCFDAAARLGSFTGAATALHLTPGAISRAVGLLEKELGFALFERRSRRVFLTDAGRGLARAVRDGFASMEDAIRSLKAAQRDAPLVLSCEPTLLMRWLIPRLPQFEAIHPNLSLHLVAGCGPVRLEGGVDLAIRRNDFAPAQALHAHPLFDERIGAVCRVDQVETFFEADTGGHPVVRAGAPLLHSRNRLDAWQTWHRLTGGSVSDGRAQVFDHFYFSLQAAVAGIGVAIGPWQLVRDDIASGILCAPCGFIEDGSRYELLAPRPIEPGHPHAPLLNWLRASGL; this is encoded by the coding sequence ATGCTTTCTGACCACGATGGTGAGCTGAGCTCACAGATCGAACCGGCCCGCCTCCCCTCGCTTAATGCGCTACGCTGCTTCGATGCGGCCGCCCGACTGGGGAGCTTCACGGGTGCGGCGACCGCCCTTCATCTCACGCCGGGCGCGATCAGCCGCGCGGTGGGCCTGCTGGAGAAGGAATTGGGCTTCGCCCTGTTCGAGAGGCGCAGCCGGCGCGTCTTCCTGACCGATGCCGGGCGCGGGCTGGCGCGCGCCGTGCGCGACGGCTTCGCGAGCATGGAAGACGCCATCCGCAGCCTGAAGGCCGCGCAGCGTGACGCGCCCCTGGTTCTCTCCTGCGAGCCGACGCTGCTGATGCGGTGGCTGATCCCGCGGCTGCCGCAGTTCGAGGCGATTCACCCCAACCTCAGCCTGCATCTCGTCGCGGGCTGTGGACCGGTCCGGCTCGAAGGAGGCGTCGATCTCGCCATCCGCCGCAACGACTTCGCTCCCGCGCAGGCTCTTCACGCCCATCCGCTGTTCGATGAGCGGATCGGTGCGGTGTGCCGGGTCGATCAGGTCGAGACGTTCTTCGAGGCTGACACCGGAGGGCATCCGGTCGTGCGCGCGGGCGCGCCGCTTCTGCACAGTCGCAACCGGCTAGACGCTTGGCAGACGTGGCACCGCCTGACCGGAGGATCCGTGTCCGACGGCCGGGCACAAGTGTTCGATCACTTCTACTTCAGCCTGCAGGCAGCGGTGGCGGGGATCGGGGTCGCCATTGGCCCCTGGCAACTCGTGCGCGACGACATCGCCAGCGGCATCCTCTGCGCACCGTGCGGCTTTATCGAGGACGGCTCCCGCTACGAACTCCTCGCCCCCCGTCCGATCGAGCCAGGACACCCGCACGCGCCGCTGCTCAACTGGCTGCGCGCGAGCGGCCTCTGA
- a CDS encoding Lysine exporter protein LysE/YggA: MTELFAVVTITILAVISPGPDFAMVSRNSLLLSRRAGVLTAIGIGGGVLVHVGYTMLGVGLLIQQSLWLFTVLKLLGAGYLIWLGVRMLRARPAAESSVMDAAPVGLSTSRALRIGFLTNALNPKTTVFIVSLFMQVVQPSTPLAVQIGYGAFIAATHIVWFALVALFLSSGAVRHRILRVRHWIDRAFGALLVGLGLKLASTSMSR; this comes from the coding sequence ATGACCGAATTGTTCGCTGTCGTCACCATCACGATCCTGGCGGTCATCAGTCCGGGCCCGGACTTCGCGATGGTCTCGCGCAACAGCCTGCTGCTGTCGCGGCGCGCCGGCGTGCTGACCGCAATCGGCATCGGCGGCGGCGTGCTCGTCCATGTGGGCTACACGATGCTCGGCGTCGGCCTGCTGATCCAGCAATCGCTCTGGCTGTTCACGGTACTCAAGCTTCTGGGCGCGGGTTATCTGATCTGGCTGGGCGTCAGGATGCTGAGGGCGAGGCCGGCCGCCGAAAGTAGCGTGATGGACGCAGCGCCGGTCGGGCTCTCGACGAGCCGTGCCCTGCGCATTGGCTTCCTCACCAACGCGCTCAACCCTAAGACGACCGTGTTCATCGTGAGCCTGTTCATGCAGGTGGTGCAGCCATCGACGCCGCTCGCCGTCCAGATCGGCTACGGCGCCTTCATCGCCGCGACGCACATCGTCTGGTTCGCCCTCGTGGCGCTCTTCCTCTCATCGGGCGCGGTGCGCCATCGCATCCTGCGCGTGCGGCACTGGATCGACCGTGCCTTCGGCGCCCTGCTGGTCGGGCTTGGCTTGAAGCTCGCCTCCACGTCCATGTCACGGTGA
- a CDS encoding Transcriptional regulator, LysR family: protein MEHLGALNAFVQTAESGGFAAAATKLGLSASAVGKAVARLEARLAVRLFHRSTRSLTLTPEGALFLDRCRRIFCEIEAAELELSRTRQAPRGKLRVSLPLIGMLMMPAVTAFLRAYPEIELDLDFTDRVVDVIEEGFDAVIRTGAARDSRLMMRRAGAFSHRIVASPDYLAARGTPRLPEDLLEHACLHHKFPSTGRLERWPLMRDGVDLDLALPVACVTSTLEPQLCMAEEGFGLACLPHFAVRGPLRRGALVSVLEDHLRDVGAFHILWPASRHPSPKVSAFVGFMADNLLREAQGRPVQGFGVTAG, encoded by the coding sequence ATGGAGCATCTCGGCGCGCTCAACGCCTTCGTTCAGACCGCCGAGAGCGGGGGCTTCGCCGCGGCCGCGACCAAGCTCGGCCTCTCGGCCTCGGCAGTGGGCAAGGCGGTGGCGCGGCTGGAGGCGCGGCTCGCCGTGCGCCTGTTCCACCGCTCGACCCGCTCGCTGACCCTCACGCCCGAGGGCGCGCTGTTTCTCGACCGCTGCCGGCGCATCTTCTGCGAGATCGAGGCGGCCGAACTGGAGCTGTCACGCACCCGTCAGGCGCCGCGCGGCAAGCTCCGGGTCTCCTTGCCGCTGATCGGCATGCTGATGATGCCGGCGGTGACGGCCTTCCTGCGCGCCTATCCCGAGATCGAGCTCGACCTCGACTTCACCGACCGGGTCGTGGACGTGATCGAGGAGGGCTTCGACGCGGTGATCCGCACCGGCGCGGCGCGCGACTCGCGGCTGATGATGCGACGGGCCGGCGCCTTCAGTCACCGGATCGTCGCGTCGCCCGATTACCTCGCCGCGCGCGGCACGCCGCGCCTGCCCGAGGATCTGCTCGAGCACGCCTGCCTGCACCACAAGTTCCCCTCGACCGGCCGGCTGGAGCGCTGGCCGCTGATGCGCGATGGCGTCGACCTCGACCTCGCGCTGCCGGTCGCTTGCGTCACGAGCACGCTGGAACCGCAGCTCTGCATGGCGGAGGAGGGCTTCGGCCTTGCCTGCCTGCCGCATTTCGCGGTGCGCGGCCCGCTTCGCCGGGGCGCACTGGTCAGCGTGCTGGAGGATCACCTGCGCGATGTCGGCGCCTTCCACATCCTGTGGCCGGCGAGCCGCCATCCCTCGCCCAAGGTCTCGGCCTTCGTGGGCTTCATGGCCGACAACCTGCTGCGGGAGGCTCAGGGCCGTCCCGTGCAGGGCTTCGGCGTGACCGCCGGATAG
- a CDS encoding Major facilitator transporter codes for MVELELRTPMSGLIGTLAPFFPNGEQPTVLAMTQTCFTAAPAHDAAPSDRLPLPGLLALAMAGFVTILTEALPAGLLPQIGAGLGVSEALAGQLVAVYALGSLAAAIPLTAATQGMRRRPLLLIAIAGFALANTVTAVSPSYALTLAARFCAGVSAGLLWALIAGYAARMVPARLKGRAIAVAMVGTPLALSLGVPGGTFLGAVIGWRLCFGLMTGLTLVLIGWVLATVPDFPGRGEGRRHRLSSVLARPGVRPVLVVTLAFVLAHNILYTYVAPFLAAAGMPERTDLVLLVFGVTSLAGIVVVGTLIARRLRVLTLAGIALFGLAALALGLGGDVSAVVYGAVAAWGLAFGGAATLFQTALSDAAGEAADIAQSMLVTTWNAAIAGGGVIGAAILESAGVGGFAPALLLLLTPAFLVAFRARHHGFPPVAGA; via the coding sequence ATGGTCGAGCTCGAATTGCGGACGCCGATGTCCGGTTTGATCGGAACCCTAGCGCCATTCTTCCCGAATGGGGAGCAGCCTACCGTCCTCGCCATGACCCAGACCTGCTTCACCGCCGCGCCAGCTCATGACGCCGCGCCATCCGACCGCCTGCCGCTGCCGGGCCTGCTCGCCCTCGCGATGGCCGGCTTCGTCACCATCCTGACGGAAGCGCTGCCGGCCGGCCTGCTGCCGCAGATCGGTGCCGGCCTCGGCGTGTCCGAGGCGCTGGCCGGGCAGCTCGTCGCGGTCTACGCGCTGGGCTCGCTCGCCGCCGCGATCCCGCTCACGGCGGCGACGCAGGGGATGCGGCGCCGGCCGCTGCTGCTCATCGCCATCGCCGGCTTCGCGCTGGCCAACACGGTGACGGCGGTTTCGCCGAGCTATGCGCTCACCCTCGCGGCACGCTTCTGTGCTGGCGTTTCGGCGGGGCTGCTCTGGGCGCTGATCGCCGGCTACGCTGCCCGGATGGTTCCGGCCCGTCTCAAGGGCCGGGCGATCGCGGTGGCGATGGTGGGCACGCCGCTGGCACTCTCGCTCGGCGTACCCGGCGGCACCTTCCTCGGCGCCGTGATCGGCTGGCGCCTCTGCTTCGGGCTGATGACCGGGCTGACGCTCGTCCTGATCGGCTGGGTGCTGGCGACGGTGCCGGACTTTCCCGGGCGGGGGGAAGGGCGGCGGCACCGGCTCAGTTCGGTCCTGGCGAGGCCGGGGGTGCGACCGGTGCTGGTCGTCACCCTCGCCTTCGTGCTCGCCCACAACATCCTCTACACCTACGTTGCGCCCTTCCTCGCTGCGGCCGGGATGCCGGAACGCACTGACCTCGTGCTGCTCGTATTCGGCGTGACCTCGCTCGCCGGCATCGTCGTCGTCGGAACCCTCATCGCCCGTCGGCTGCGGGTGCTGACGCTCGCTGGCATCGCGCTCTTCGGCCTCGCGGCGCTGGCGCTCGGATTGGGGGGCGATGTTTCAGCCGTAGTCTACGGCGCGGTCGCGGCCTGGGGGCTCGCCTTCGGCGGGGCGGCGACCCTGTTCCAGACCGCCTTATCGGACGCGGCGGGCGAGGCCGCCGACATCGCCCAGTCGATGCTGGTCACCACCTGGAACGCTGCCATCGCCGGCGGCGGCGTGATCGGCGCAGCCATCCTGGAGAGCGCCGGCGTCGGCGGCTTCGCGCCGGCCCTCCTGCTCCTACTTACCCCCGCCTTTCTCGTCGCATTCCGCGCCCGCCACCACGGCTTCCCGCCGGTTGCCGGCGCCTGA